A window from Nycticebus coucang isolate mNycCou1 chromosome X, mNycCou1.pri, whole genome shotgun sequence encodes these proteins:
- the YY2 gene encoding transcription factor YY2 has product MASDEALYISTENLDITPDVELDQISMDTIPVETMSLDAFEEYEDLSGSWIYGGHNHPPLIGLQPLILNNGDPDQDLIMVQTQEEVVGCYDSDNPQANDFEDQMVIPLGGEDNYFQQTLASLTASASTSKPTRNRKCSKKASSKSQTITQAKLRGSSSDMGTCKKWEQKPVQIKTLEGEFSVTMWSPTDQKDEEAGTERQTENSSPDYSEYMTGKKLPPEGIPGMDLSDPKQLAQFAKMKPRKPKEDVPRTVPCPHKGCAKMFRDNSSMRKHMHTHGPRVHVCAECGKAFVESSKLKRHQLVHTGEKPFQCTFEGCGKRFSLDFNLRTHVRIHTGDRPYVCPFDACSKKFAQSTNLKSHILTHAKNKNGQ; this is encoded by the coding sequence ATGGCCTCAGACGAGGCTCTCTACATCTCCACAGAAAACCTGGACATTACCCCGGATGTGGAGCTGGACCAGATCTCTATGGATACCATTCCCGTAGAGACTATGTCCTTAGATGCCTTCGAGGAGTACGAAGATCTCAGTGGCAGTTGGATCTATGGAGGCCACAACCACCCGCCTCTGATAGGGCTGCAGCCACTTATCCTTAACAACGGGGACCCTGATCAAGACTTGATCATGGTGCAGACACAAGAAGAAGTGGTGGGCTGCTATGACTCTGACAACCCACAGGCCAACGACTTCGAGGACCAAATGGTCATCCCGCTTGGGGGTGAAGATAACTACTTCCAACAGACCCTTGCTTCTTTGACAGCCTCTGCATCAACATCAAAACCAACCCGGAACAGGAAGTGCAGCAAGAAGGCCAGTAGCAAGAGTCAAACCATCACACAGGCCAAGCTGAGAGGCAGCAGCTCCGACATGGGCACCTGTAAGAAGTGGGAGCAGAAGCCGGTCCAGATCAAAACCCTGGAGGGTGAGTTCTCTGTTACCATGTGGTCTCCTACTGATCAAAAAGACGAAGAGGCAGGGACTGAAAGACAAACCGAAAATTCATCTCCTGATTATTCCGAGTACATGACTGGGAAGAAACTTCCTCCTGAGGGCATACCTGGCATGGACCTCTCCGATCCCAAACAATTGGCACAATTTGCTAAAATGAAGCCCAGAAAGCCCAAGGAAGATGTTCCCAGAACAGTACCTTGCCCTCATAAAGGCTGCGCCAAGATGTTCCGAGATAACTCCTCGATGAGAAAACACATGCACACCCATGGCCCCAGAGTCCATGTTTGCGCTGAATGCGGCAAAGCTTTTGTGGAAAGCTCAAAATTAAAACGACATCAGCtagttcacactggagagaagccgTTTCAGTGTACATTTGAAGGCTGCGGAAAACGCTTTTCCCTGGACTTTAATCTGCGCACTCATGTGCGAATCCATACGGGAGATAGGCCCTACGTCTGCCCCTTCGATGCTTGCAGTAAGAAGTTTGCGCAGTCGACTAATCTGAAGTCGCACATCCTAACTCACGCCAAGAACAAAAACGGCCAGTGA